A single window of Ammospiza caudacuta isolate bAmmCau1 chromosome Z, bAmmCau1.pri, whole genome shotgun sequence DNA harbors:
- the LOC131571676 gene encoding serine/threonine-protein kinase PAK 3-like — protein sequence MIGQVCAAVCTIFSVVYSGYYLTQLTLQAACGQRTARPKYAVDSLAGYLADTGPWKGPARKTGSAIQPGAAGPAWPAAASSSPAAGTSCSSAAQQPEMREEQGLKTLRSIVSPGRPTGKYTAFEELGRGGFGAVYKALDTSSGQQVAIKIMSLEEEMSEELAANEILAMRDNRSPNIVTYLDSYLVDAELWLAMEFMDGGTLFDVLRAVYLEEGQIGAVCRECLQGLHFLHSRQVIHRDIKSCNVLVGTDGSVKLGDFGLCAQLSPEHSKRSSSVGTPSWMAPEVVRGEAYGPKVDIWSLGIMGLEMVEGEAPYQREARLRVFELLERNGPPKLQNPRHHSALLRDFLHCCLQADEDRRWSAQELLQVHPFVTSGDPASSLAALIISAKQVQEDWRGDTCA from the exons atgaTTGGGCAAGTCTGTGCCGCCGTTTGCACCATCTTTTCTGTTGTCTATTCTGGCTACTACCTGACCCAGCTGACTC tgcaggctgcctgtggtcagcGGACAGCGCGGCCCAAATACGCAGTTGACAGCCTTGCAGGGTACCTGGCAGACACTGGcccctggaagggacctgct CGCAAGACAGGCTCTGCCATTCAACCTGGTGCCGCCGGACCagcatggcctgcagcagccagctcaagcCCCGCTGCCGGCACTTCTTGCAGcagcgcagcccagcagcccgagatgagggaagagcagggccTGAAGACACTGA ggagCATCGTGAGTCCGGGCCGGCCAACGGGCAAATACACGGCATTTGAGGAACTCGGGCGAGG agggtttggagctgtttataaAGCCCTTGACACCAGCAGCGGACAACAG GTGGCAATCAAGATCATGTCACTCGAGGAGGAGATGTccgaggagctggctgccaatGAAATCCTGGCCATGAGGGACAACAGGAGTCCCAATATCGTTACCTACTTAGACAG ctacctggtGGATgcggagctctggctggccatgGAGTTCATGGACGGCGGCACCTTGTTtgatgtgctgagggcagtgtacctggaggaaggacagatagGCGCTGTCTGTCGGGAG tgcctgcaaggactgcatttccttcattcccgccaagtcatccacagagacatcaaaagTTGCAACGTCCTGGTGGGCACGGACGGATCCGTCAAGTTGG gtgactttggcctctgtgctcagctcagccctgagcacagcaagcgcagctccagcgtcggcactcccagctggatggcaccggaggtggtgagaggagaagcctacggccccaaagtggacatctggtccctggggatcatggggctggaaatggtggaaggggaagctcCTTACCAGCGGGAAGCCCGTCTCCGG GTTTTTGAACTGCTAGAAAGGAACgggcccccaaaactgcagaacccCAGGCACCACTCGGCTCTCCTGCGCGACTTCctccactgctgcctgcaggcagatgaggacaggcgctggtctgcccaggagctcctacaggta catcccTTCGTGACCTCAGGCgatcctgcctccagcctggctgctctgatcatCTCAGCCAAGCAAGTGCAGGAAGACTGGAGAGGAGACACCTGCGCCTGA